From the genome of Acidobacteriota bacterium, one region includes:
- the nagA gene encoding N-acetylglucosamine-6-phosphate deacetylase, producing MKTCVTAARLFTPTDVIANPVVLIDSGTIQDLGTRSDLEVPAYAQHLDFPDLVVAPGFIDIHVHGGAGHDVMRDDPSGRIAFEKALAKHGVTSYLPTTVTASMERILGAVDRLGNIICAEDVSQAGARPLGIHLEGPFISAAKCGVHPAEYLVSPTVDLFERILDASGGTLRMMTIAPEVPGANEVIRHARERGVFTSIGHSNATFEEAAKGIAAGAVSATHTFNAMRALDHREPGILGAVLSDERIMADIIADGVHVAPAVVQVFLKAKGIDRAVLVTDAISATGMPDGTYQLGPFPVQVRGDRAEFEGKLAGSVLTLDRAVRNVMSFAKWSLQQSVILGTRNPAQLIGADTKGELAVGSDADLVLLSAKGEVVHTMVGGQLVKD from the coding sequence ATGAAGACTTGCGTTACTGCCGCGCGGCTGTTTACGCCAACCGACGTCATCGCTAACCCGGTAGTTCTGATCGACAGCGGGACGATCCAGGATCTCGGCACGCGTAGTGACCTGGAGGTCCCGGCATACGCTCAACACCTTGATTTTCCCGATTTGGTTGTCGCACCGGGATTCATCGATATTCACGTGCATGGCGGAGCGGGGCACGATGTCATGCGGGACGACCCGTCCGGCCGAATTGCCTTTGAGAAGGCATTGGCGAAGCATGGAGTCACCAGCTATTTGCCCACCACTGTTACCGCGTCGATGGAACGCATTCTGGGAGCAGTGGACCGATTGGGCAATATCATCTGCGCCGAAGATGTCAGCCAAGCCGGTGCTCGCCCGCTCGGCATTCACCTCGAAGGTCCATTCATCAGCGCGGCGAAATGTGGAGTACATCCCGCGGAGTACCTGGTCTCGCCGACTGTCGATCTCTTCGAACGGATCCTCGACGCGAGCGGCGGCACGTTAAGGATGATGACCATCGCTCCTGAAGTTCCCGGAGCTAACGAGGTGATTCGTCATGCCCGGGAACGAGGCGTCTTCACAAGCATCGGTCATTCCAATGCGACATTTGAGGAGGCAGCGAAGGGCATCGCCGCTGGCGCAGTAAGCGCCACACATACATTTAATGCAATGCGCGCGCTGGATCATCGCGAGCCCGGGATTCTGGGTGCAGTCCTGAGCGATGAGCGAATCATGGCCGACATCATCGCTGATGGCGTGCATGTCGCTCCTGCTGTTGTGCAGGTATTTCTCAAAGCAAAGGGAATCGATAGGGCCGTGCTGGTCACAGACGCAATCAGCGCGACTGGTATGCCGGATGGGACATACCAGCTCGGTCCCTTCCCAGTGCAGGTTCGTGGAGATCGGGCTGAATTCGAGGGAAAGTTAGCGGGCAGCGTTCTTACATTAGATCGTGCCGTGCGAAATGTGATGAGCTTCGCAAAATGGAGTTTGCAACAGAGCGTGATTCTGGGTACGCGGAACCCGGCGCAGTTGATTGGAGCTGATACGAAGGGTGAGCTTGCGGTTGGAAGTGACGCCGATCTCGTTTTGCTCTCGGCGAAAGGTGAAGTCGTGCATACGATGGTAGGCGGGCAGTTGGTAAAGGATTAG
- a CDS encoding magnesium chelatase, translated as MLFRTLSAAVYGIDANLIDVEVDVGEHRSEKENFMTVGLPDAAVRESKQRIQAALKNCGREMPQTKVTINLAPADLKKEGSGFDLPMALGILGAYNGLLKPDLPDYVFVGELMLDGSVRGIRGALPIAIAARARKIPNLVVPETNAREAAVVSGINVYPVRSLLQVIQLINNGNGVTPMQVNTAELLDRAQQFTVDFKDVRGQQSAKRALEVASAGGHNILMIGPPGSGKTMLAKRLPTILPPLTFEEALDTTKIHSVAGVLDPGAGLVGVRPFRAPHHTISDAGLIGGGMIPRPGEVSLAHNGVLFLDELPEFPRNVLEVMRQPLEDGQVSIARAAMSLTFPARFMLVAAMNPCPCGYFNDASRDCKCSIEMIQRYVSKISGPLMDRIDIHIDVPAVNYRELRGNSTPEDSASIRERVLRARETQLNRFAAAGERIYSNAQMGPRQIRTYGELSSDCERLLERAMQQQGLSARGHDRILKVARTIADLDGTAEIQSKHIAEAIQYRTLDRSYWT; from the coding sequence ATGCTCTTTCGCACTCTCAGCGCCGCTGTCTATGGAATCGATGCCAACCTGATCGACGTCGAGGTCGATGTTGGCGAACACCGTAGCGAGAAAGAGAATTTCATGACGGTTGGACTGCCCGATGCGGCAGTGCGCGAAAGCAAACAACGGATCCAGGCAGCCCTGAAAAATTGCGGTCGTGAAATGCCGCAGACGAAGGTGACCATCAATCTCGCTCCCGCCGATCTCAAGAAAGAAGGCTCTGGATTCGACCTGCCGATGGCTTTGGGGATCCTCGGCGCCTACAACGGACTACTCAAGCCCGACCTGCCGGACTACGTCTTTGTCGGCGAATTAATGCTTGACGGTAGCGTACGCGGCATCCGCGGAGCTCTGCCGATTGCCATCGCTGCCCGAGCCCGCAAGATTCCCAATCTAGTAGTGCCCGAAACTAATGCTCGCGAAGCCGCCGTCGTGAGCGGGATTAATGTCTATCCTGTGCGCTCACTCCTTCAGGTCATTCAACTCATCAATAACGGTAACGGCGTTACTCCCATGCAAGTGAATACCGCTGAGCTGCTCGACCGTGCACAGCAGTTTACAGTGGATTTTAAAGATGTTCGCGGGCAGCAGTCAGCGAAGCGCGCTCTCGAGGTTGCCAGCGCGGGCGGACACAATATCCTGATGATCGGACCTCCCGGATCGGGAAAGACAATGCTGGCCAAACGTCTGCCAACTATCCTTCCGCCGCTTACTTTCGAGGAGGCGCTCGACACAACCAAAATCCACAGCGTCGCGGGAGTGCTCGATCCCGGAGCAGGACTCGTCGGTGTACGTCCCTTCCGAGCGCCCCATCACACCATTTCTGACGCTGGTCTCATCGGCGGCGGCATGATCCCCCGCCCCGGCGAAGTTTCTCTCGCCCACAATGGTGTTCTGTTCCTCGATGAACTTCCAGAGTTCCCGCGCAATGTTCTCGAAGTGATGCGGCAACCTTTAGAGGATGGACAAGTCTCGATCGCACGCGCGGCGATGTCATTAACTTTCCCAGCCCGCTTCATGCTTGTGGCCGCTATGAACCCTTGTCCTTGTGGCTATTTCAACGATGCGAGTCGGGATTGCAAATGCAGCATTGAGATGATTCAGCGCTATGTCTCAAAGATCTCTGGCCCTCTCATGGATCGCATTGATATCCATATTGACGTCCCCGCGGTGAACTACCGAGAGCTGCGCGGCAACAGCACCCCTGAAGATTCCGCGTCAATTCGCGAGCGCGTACTGCGTGCCCGTGAAACACAACTGAACCGCTTTGCCGCCGCCGGAGAACGCATCTACTCGAACGCGCAAATGGGGCCACGCCAGATTCGCACGTATGGCGAACTTTCCAGCGACTGCGAACGCCTGCTCGAGCGCGCCATGCAGCAACAAGGGCTGAGCGCACGCGGGCACGATCGAATATTGAAAGTAGCCCGAACCATAGCTGATCTGGATGGGACTGCCGAGATTCAGTCGAAACACATCGCCGAGGCGATTCAATACCGTACTTTGGACCGTAGTTATTGGACATGA